In Mastigocladopsis repens PCC 10914, a single window of DNA contains:
- a CDS encoding PilN domain-containing protein, with product MYSLDINFLKDRPIYQKNFDKKRPGIPLPTGDLTPVYVGVAVGVFFPVLVATGWWFLQAKNSELEQNIAQLEQENQRLETEIGNINKIKEETNKIKSETQALVSVFDQIRPWSAMLQDLRDRIPATVQIDSIKQIAATAPAQGQPLPNPAGGVELSGFARSFNDVNDFMLTLQQSRFLKATETKIMTAELVDAPLPSGATTATTLQIQLPQIVKYTIQSSLSDVPASELIRELEQKGTVGLVARIRNMQQTGVIQR from the coding sequence ATGTATAGCTTAGATATTAACTTTCTCAAAGACCGTCCAATTTACCAGAAAAATTTTGACAAGAAGCGACCAGGAATACCTCTCCCTACTGGAGATTTAACACCAGTTTATGTGGGAGTGGCAGTAGGTGTGTTTTTCCCTGTTTTAGTAGCAACTGGTTGGTGGTTTTTGCAAGCAAAAAATAGTGAATTAGAGCAGAATATAGCACAACTAGAGCAGGAGAATCAAAGGCTAGAAACAGAAATAGGAAACATCAACAAAATTAAAGAAGAAACAAACAAAATTAAGAGTGAAACTCAAGCTTTAGTTAGCGTCTTTGACCAGATTCGTCCTTGGTCAGCTATGTTACAAGATTTGCGCGATCGCATCCCAGCAACAGTGCAAATTGATAGCATCAAGCAAATCGCAGCCACAGCCCCAGCACAAGGACAACCACTACCCAATCCTGCTGGAGGTGTAGAACTTTCTGGGTTTGCTCGCTCTTTTAACGATGTCAACGATTTCATGCTGACTTTACAACAGTCACGTTTCTTAAAGGCTACAGAAACAAAAATTATGACAGCAGAGTTAGTAGATGCACCGTTACCATCTGGTGCTACAACTGCTACAACCCTACAAATTCAACTACCCCAAATCGTCAAATACACAATTCAATCTAGTTTGAGTGATGTTCCTGCTTCTGAATTAATTCGGGAATTGGAGCAAAAAGGCACAGTGGGACTGGTGGCTCGAATTCGCAATATGCAACAAACAGGAGTCATTCAAAGATGA
- the pilM gene encoding type IV pilus assembly protein PilM produces the protein MVKQFNNLFGKSHKGVGIELASQRVNLVQLRKQRQGLKLETLISVPVPEGVVVNGQIADPPTMAQLIQQALAESKIKASRIATAVPGRDSIVRLISVPAELDDKELREMVLNHEAGLYLPYPREEADVDYQKLGYFVDEDGIEKVQVLLVATRKEITDTYINTFEQAGLQIDVLEINSFALIRTIRDQLRQYGPQEAAVLVDIEFDSTEIAIVVNGVPQFSRTVPIGTYQMQTALSRAMNLPVSRDMELLYGISIPSTATDSGKTGVTQTNPGTAAMMRVLGELTDELRRSIDFYLNQSENLEVAQIMLAGPGGGLGQLNEFFTQRLGLPTSQIDPVVALSLPMDDETYPAVERPGLGIVLGLGMREV, from the coding sequence GTGGTAAAACAATTCAATAATTTGTTTGGTAAATCTCATAAAGGGGTCGGTATAGAACTGGCATCACAACGCGTGAATTTAGTTCAGTTACGCAAGCAACGCCAAGGTTTGAAACTAGAAACCTTAATATCAGTGCCGGTTCCAGAAGGTGTTGTCGTCAATGGTCAAATCGCTGACCCCCCAACAATGGCGCAATTAATCCAGCAAGCGCTAGCTGAAAGTAAAATCAAAGCTTCTCGTATTGCTACTGCTGTACCAGGGCGAGACTCAATAGTACGTCTGATATCTGTGCCGGCAGAGTTAGACGACAAAGAACTACGGGAGATGGTACTGAACCACGAAGCTGGTTTGTATTTGCCTTACCCTCGTGAAGAAGCTGATGTGGATTATCAGAAACTTGGGTACTTTGTAGATGAGGATGGCATTGAAAAGGTACAGGTCTTGTTAGTTGCTACTCGCAAAGAAATCACTGACACCTACATAAATACGTTCGAGCAGGCAGGATTGCAAATCGATGTTTTAGAGATTAACAGTTTTGCTCTGATTCGGACAATTCGCGACCAATTGCGACAATACGGACCGCAAGAAGCCGCAGTGCTGGTAGATATAGAATTCGACAGCACAGAAATAGCCATTGTGGTTAACGGTGTGCCGCAATTTTCGCGTACAGTCCCTATTGGAACCTATCAAATGCAAACTGCCCTATCTAGGGCAATGAACTTACCTGTATCACGAGACATGGAACTGTTGTATGGAATATCCATTCCTTCAACTGCTACAGATAGCGGAAAAACAGGCGTCACACAAACCAATCCTGGCACAGCAGCAATGATGAGGGTATTAGGAGAACTCACAGATGAACTGCGCCGTTCCATCGATTTTTATCTTAACCAAAGTGAAAATTTGGAAGTAGCGCAGATCATGCTGGCAGGACCAGGAGGCGGACTGGGACAACTCAATGAGTTTTTTACACAACGACTGGGTTTGCCCACCTCTCAAATAGATCCCGTGGTGGCTTTGTCATTGCCCATGGATGACGAGACATACCCCGCCGTGGAACGCCCTGGTTTGGGGATAGTGCTTGGTTTAGGAATGCGAGAGGTGTGA